In a single window of the Drosophila subpulchrella strain 33 F10 #4 breed RU33 chromosome X, RU_Dsub_v1.1 Primary Assembly, whole genome shotgun sequence genome:
- the LOC119557863 gene encoding homeobox protein extradenticle, translated as MEDPNRMLAHTGGMMAPQGYGLSGQDDGQNTGSENEVRKQKDIGEILQQIMSISEQSLDEAQARKHTLNCHRMKPALFSVLCEIKEKTVLSIRNTQEEEPPDPQLMRLDNMLIAEGVAGPEKGGGGAAAASAAAASQGGSLSIDGADNAIEHSDYRAKLAQIRQIYHQELEKYEQACNEFTTHVMNLLREQSRTRPITPKEIERMVQIIHKKFSSIQMQLKQSTCEAVMILRSRFLDARRKRRNFSKQASEILNEYFYSHLSNPYPSEEAKEELARKCGITVSQVSNWFGNKRIRYKKNIGKAQEEANLYAAKKAAGASPYSMAGPPSGTTTPMMSPAPPQDSMGYPMGSGGYDQQQPYDNSMGGYDPNLHQDLSP; from the exons ATGGAGGATCCGAATCGCATGTTGGCCCACACAGGTGGCATGATGGCTCCCCAGGGATATGGTTTGTCTGGCCAGGATGATGGCCAAAACACTGGCAGCGAGAACGAGGTGCGCAAGCAGAAGGACATCGGCGAGATATTGCAACAGATCATGAGCATTTCGGAACAATCGCTGGACGAGGCGCAGGCCAGAAAACATACCCTCAACTGTCACCGGATGAAGCCGGCACTCTTCTCCGTGCTTTGTGAAATCAAGGAGAAGACTG tCCTGTCGATTCGCAACACCCAGGAGGAGGAGCCCCCAGATCCGCAACTGATGAGACTGGACAACATGCTGATTGCCGAGGGCGTGGCAGGACCTGAGAAAGGAGGTGGCGGAGCGGCGGCTGCCTCTGCGGCTGCGGCCAGCCAGGGTGGGTCCCTGTCCATAGATGGGGCCGACAATGCCATTGAGCATTCCGACTACCGTGCCAAGCTGGCACAGATTCGTCAAATATATCACCAGGAGCTGGAGAAATACGAGCAGGCATGCAATGAGTTCACCACCCATGTCATGAATCTTCTCCGTGAACAGAGTCGCACGAG ACCCATTACACCAAAAGAAATCGAACGAATGGTGCAGATTATCCACAAAAAGTTTAGTTCCATACAAATGCAGCTGAAGCAGTCGACCTGTGAGGCTGTAATGATTCTCCGTTCGCGTTTCCTAGACGCACGCCGCAAACGCCGTAACTTCAGCAAGCAGGCATCCGAGATCCTCAATGAGTACTTCTACAGTCACTTGAGCAACCCATATCCATCCGAAGAGGCCAAAGAGGAGTTGGCACGCAAGTGCGGCATCACG GTCTCCCAAGTGTCCAATTGGTTTGGCAACAAGCGTATTCGCTATAAGAAGAACATTGGTAAGGCACAGGAGGAGGCCAATTTGTATGCGGCCAAGAAGGCTGCTGGTGCTTCACCGTATTCCATGGCTGGTCCTCCAAGTGGGACAACCACACCCATGATGTCACCCGCTCCGCCACAGGATTCCATGGGCTATCCAATGGGATCCGGGGGCTATGACCAGCAGCAACCGTACGACAACAGCATGGGCGGCTACGACCCAAATCTCCATCAGGATCTAAGCCCCTGA
- the LOC119557861 gene encoding pre-rRNA 2'-O-ribose RNA methyltransferase FTSJ3: MGKKTKVGKTRKDKFYQLAKETGLRSRAAFKLIQLNRKFGFLQQSQVCLDLCAAPGGWMQVAKQNMPVSSIVIGVDLFPIRPIAGCIGLVEDITTEKCRQSLTKELQSWKADVVLHDGAPNVGRNWLYDAYQQICLTLNSLKLATQFLRSGGWFVTKVFRSKDYNALLWVLKQLFKKVHATKPSASRKESAEIFVVCQGYIAPDHIDPRLLDSKYVFEELDLDAKKKSSLLHPEKQKRIKAEGYTAQDIALRNELAATEFMKAENALTALQGIGSIGIDDERIAKHKKTTVEILECCKDLKVLGRKDIKGLVQWWKDVRGLFVQKEDALVVPNVEEEKVKPLTQAEIEDMEDAELQTQIDTIVDEEKKDLKRKRKKTLKTKAKLHEKMNLNMVIKGDDGPVEETEHEIFELKHIKTSDELDGLLDVQPDFAVDDSVPEQEKLPKYKYFDKDEGNINDDLNYEDDDDEEESAASEDDDQINDKQGLGLSDDEEGTSKGKNKRKKRSENPLIKSNDFRDKNTKREQRVQLWYEKDVLQNIQSDDDEETYDLDNLAKEYKAKGVSVLGESTLTADADDQAIQGKKAKRRARHEAPKEDSSSESSDSEDEAKEANEDGDETNPETKPKKVRLTENEMALGAFITRNKKTRRDVIDAAWNRYAFNDENLPVWFVQDEDEHMTKPQPVPKELTAEYQRKLQEVNVRPIKKVMEAKARKHRRATKRLAKAKKMAEKIMENSDATNHEKSKQLKKVYKKAQEKKKEVTYVVAKKQSAARRARRPAGVKGRYRVVDPREKKDKRSLDVKRKREKGKGGKGGKGGKGRKGR, translated from the exons ATGGGCAAGAAGACGAAAGTTGGAAAGACCAGGAAGGACAAGTTCTACCAGCTGGCCAAGGAGACGGGTCTGCGATCGCGTGCCGCCTTCAAGTTGATCCAGCTGAACCGCAAGTTCGGCTTCCTCCAGCAGTCGCAAGTATGTTTGGATCTGTGCGCAGCGCCCGGTGGCTGGATGCAGGTGGCCAAGCAGAACATGCCCGTGTCCAGCATCGTGATCGGCGTGGATCTGTTCCCCATCCGTCCCATCGCCGGCTGCATTGGTCTGGTCGAGGACATCACCACCGAGAAGTGCCGCCAGTCGCTGACCAAGGAGCTGCAGTCCTGGAAGGCCGACGTTGTCCTCCACGACGGTGCCCCCAATGTGGGCCGAAACTGGCTGTACGATGCCTACCAGCAGATCTGCCTCACCCTCAATTCCCTCAAGTTGGCCACACAGTTCCTGCGCAGCGGCGGTTGGTTCGTCACCAAGGTCTTCCGCTCCAAGGACTACAATGCCCTGCTGTGGGTCCTCAAGCAGCTCTTCAAGAAGGTGCACGCCACCAAGCCGAGTGCCTCGCGTAAGGAGTCCGCTGAGATATTCGTCGTCTGCCAGGGTTACATTGCCCCCGATCACATTGATCCCCGTCTCTTGGACTCCAAGTACGTGTTCGAGGAACTCGATCTCGATGCCAAGAAGAAGAGCAGCCTGCTGCATCCCGAGAAGCAAAAGCGCATCAAGGCCGAGGGTTATACCGCCCAGGATATTGCCCTGCGCAACGAACTGGCCGCCACGGAGTTTATGAAGGCTGAAAACGCCCTGACTGCACTACAGGGCATCGGTTCCATTGGCATCGATGATGAACGCATTGCCAAGCACAAGAAGACCACCGTCGAGATCCTGGAGTGCTGCAAGGATCTTAAGGTGTTGGGCCGCAAGGATATCAAGGGACTGGTTCAGTGGTGGAAAGATGTCAGGGGGCTGTTCGTGCAGAAGGAGGATGCCCTGGTCGTCCCAAATGTTGAGGAGGAGAAGGTTAAGCCATTGACACAGGCCGAAATCGAGGACATGGAAGATGCCGAGCTGCAAACGCAAATAGACACAATTGTGGATGAGGAGAAGAAGGATTTGAAGCGTAAGCGTAAGAAGACCCTCAAGACAAAGGCCAAATTGCACGAGaagatgaacctgaatatggTGATCAAGGGAGACGATGGTCCCGTCGAGGAAACAGAGCACGAAATCTTCGAACTGAAACATATAAAAACTTCTGATGAGCTCGACGGTTTGCTAGATGTTCAGCCGGACTTCGCTGTGGACGATAGTGTGCCCGAGCAAGAAAAGCTGCCGAAATACAAGTATTTCGACAAGGATGAGGGCAATATTAATGATGACCTTAACTACGAAGACGACGATGATGAGGAAGAAAGCGCAGCCTCAGAGGACGACGACCAAATCAATGATAAACAGGGCCTGGGCCTCAGTGACGATGAAGAGGGCACTTCAAAGGGTAAAAACAAGAGGAAAAAGCGCAGCGAGAATCCACTGATTAAGTCCAATGATTTTCGCGATAAGAATACAAAGCGAGAGCAGCGTGTACAGCTTTGGTATGAGAAAGATGTCCTGCAAAACATTCAGTCGGATGACGATGAGGAAACCTACGATCTGGACAATCTGGCCAAGGAGTACAAGGCCAAGGGTGTGTCGGTTTTGGGTGAGAGCACCCTCACCGCGGACGCAGATGATCAGGCAATCCAGGGAAAGAAAGCCAAGCGCCGCGCACGACACGAAGCCCCGAAAGAGGACAGCAGCTCAGAGTCATCCGATTCCGAAGATGAAGCCAAGGAAGCCAACGAGGATGGCGATGAAACGAATCCAG AAACAAAGCCGAAAAAGGTTCGCCTAACCGAAAACGAAATGGCTTTGGGCGCCTTTATAACACGCAACAAGAAAACACGCCGAGACGTGATCGATGCCGCCTGGAATCGCTATGCCTTCAACGATGAGAACCTTCCCGTTTGGTTTGTGCAAGACGAGGATGAGCACATGACCAAGCCACAGCCAGTTCCCAAGGAGCTGACCGCCGAGTACCAGCGCAAATTGCAGGAGGTCAATGTGCGTCCCATCAAGAAGGTTATGGAGGCCAAGGCACGCAAACATCGTCGTGCCACCAAACGCTTGGCCAAGGCCAAGAAAATGGCCGAGAAGATTATGGAGAACTCCGATGCCACCAACCACGAAAAGTCCAAACAGCTGAAGAAGGTGTACAAGAAGGCCCAGGAGAAGAAGAAGGAGGTCACATATGTGGTGGCCAAAAAGCAGTCGGCAGCTCGTCGAGCCCGCCGCCCAGCAGGCGTGAAGGGTCGCTATCGAGTGGTGGATCCTCGTGAGAAGAAGGACAAGCGATCCCTGGATGTAAAAAGGAAGCGCGAGAAGGGCAAGGGCGGAAAGGGTGGAAAGGGAGGCAAAGGTCGTAAGGGCCGTTGA